In Limnohabitans sp. INBF002, one genomic interval encodes:
- a CDS encoding PTS sugar transporter subunit IIA: MNRLASILPPAQVLVRVEVTSKKRAFEEAGLLFEGLHGLNRALVAESLFARERLGSTGLGHGVAIPHGRIKGLKSPMAAVFQLDKAIGFDAPDEQPVSLLIFLLVPEASTQKHLEILSEIAELLSDTGLREKIKTCDDATELHRIISTWNAVQP; the protein is encoded by the coding sequence ATGAATCGTTTAGCTTCTATTCTTCCTCCAGCACAAGTTCTTGTGCGTGTTGAGGTCACCAGTAAAAAGCGCGCCTTTGAAGAGGCGGGCTTGTTGTTTGAGGGCCTGCACGGCCTCAATCGCGCGTTGGTGGCCGAGAGCTTGTTTGCGCGTGAGCGTTTAGGCTCCACAGGGTTGGGGCACGGCGTGGCGATTCCGCATGGCCGCATCAAAGGCTTGAAGTCGCCCATGGCGGCGGTGTTCCAGCTAGACAAAGCCATTGGCTTTGACGCCCCTGACGAGCAGCCTGTGAGTCTGCTCATCTTTTTGCTGGTGCCCGAGGCGTCTACGCAAAAGCACCTTGAAATTTTGTCTGAAATCGCTGAGTTGCTCAGCGACACCGGCTTGCGCGAAAAAATCAAAACCTGCGATGACGCGACGGAACTCCACCGCATCATCTCCACCTGGAATGCGGTGCAACCGTGA
- the dapB gene encoding 4-hydroxy-tetrahydrodipicolinate reductase translates to MAQSPDILKIAIAGASGRMGHMLIEAVRNDPTCMLAGALDVPSSPGIGNDATGFLGQASGVNIESDVRKGLQNSHVLIDFTRPEGTLAHLKICRELGVKLVIGTTGFTDEQKAEIAEAAKDIAIVMAPNMSVGVNVTLKLLQMAAQAMPTGYDIEIIEAHHRHKVDAPSGTALKMGEVIADAIGRDLKDCAVYERYGHTGERDPSTIGFSTIRGGDIVGDHTVLFAGIGERIEITHKSSSRATYAQGSLRAASFLASKKNGLFDMFDVLNLR, encoded by the coding sequence ATGGCTCAATCTCCTGACATTTTGAAAATTGCCATCGCTGGCGCCAGTGGCCGCATGGGCCATATGCTGATCGAGGCTGTGCGCAACGACCCCACGTGCATGTTGGCTGGCGCCTTGGATGTGCCTTCTAGCCCTGGCATCGGCAACGATGCGACTGGCTTTTTGGGTCAAGCCAGCGGCGTGAACATCGAATCTGATGTGCGCAAAGGTTTGCAAAACAGCCATGTGCTGATTGACTTCACGCGTCCTGAAGGCACGCTGGCGCATTTGAAGATTTGCCGTGAATTGGGCGTCAAGTTGGTCATTGGCACCACCGGTTTTACGGACGAGCAAAAGGCAGAAATCGCCGAAGCCGCCAAGGACATCGCCATCGTCATGGCCCCCAACATGAGCGTGGGTGTGAACGTGACTTTGAAACTGTTGCAAATGGCCGCGCAAGCCATGCCCACGGGCTATGACATTGAAATCATCGAAGCCCACCACCGCCACAAGGTGGATGCGCCTTCAGGCACCGCATTGAAAATGGGCGAAGTGATTGCCGACGCCATCGGTCGCGACCTCAAAGATTGCGCGGTGTATGAGCGTTATGGCCACACGGGTGAGCGCGACCCCTCCACCATTGGTTTCTCCACCATCCGTGGTGGCGACATCGTGGGCGACCACACCGTGTTGTTCGCTGGCATTGGCGAGCGCATCGAAATCACGCACAAGTCGTCCAGTCGTGCCACCTACGCCCAAGGCAGTTTGCGTGCAGCAAGCTTCTTGGCTAGCAAGAAAAACGGCTTGTTCGACATGTTTGATGTCTTGAACCTGCGCTAA
- a CDS encoding MotA/TolQ/ExbB proton channel family protein, translating into MDFFAAALQGDALSATLALAMLAMSVASWTVIFYKAWLLHRVSADVVNGKAAFWQARDVQQGIQALTAVERTAVLLPLAQANQQLMPGTLGAQGDVSAQRTRVLRDALHGVLHRLQSGQVLLATVGSTAPFVGLLGTVWGIYHALTGIATAGQLTIERVAGPVGEALVMTAAGLAVALPAVLAFNVMGRVINRLEQELEGFAHDLREL; encoded by the coding sequence ATGGACTTCTTCGCTGCTGCTTTGCAAGGTGACGCGCTCAGCGCCACCTTGGCCTTGGCAATGCTTGCCATGTCGGTGGCCAGCTGGACCGTTATTTTTTACAAAGCCTGGTTGCTGCACCGCGTGAGTGCGGACGTTGTCAATGGCAAAGCTGCCTTTTGGCAAGCGCGCGATGTGCAGCAAGGCATCCAAGCTTTGACGGCTGTAGAGCGCACGGCGGTGCTGTTGCCACTGGCGCAAGCCAACCAACAACTCATGCCCGGCACGTTGGGTGCGCAAGGCGATGTGTCGGCTCAGCGCACGCGCGTGTTGCGCGATGCCTTACACGGCGTGTTGCACCGTTTGCAGTCGGGTCAAGTGTTGCTGGCCACCGTCGGTTCTACCGCGCCGTTTGTGGGTTTGCTGGGTACGGTGTGGGGTATTTATCACGCGCTGACCGGCATTGCCACGGCAGGTCAGCTCACCATCGAGCGCGTGGCCGGTCCCGTGGGCGAGGCGTTGGTCATGACGGCTGCTGGTTTGGCGGTGGCCTTGCCCGCCGTGTTGGCCTTTAACGTGATGGGCCGCGTGATTAACCGCTTGGAGCAAGAGCTGGAAGGCTTTGCCCACGACCTGCGAGAGCTCTGA
- the fur gene encoding ferric iron uptake transcriptional regulator, translating into MAHPDDLKSIGLKATAPRLKILEIFQQGTQRHMTAEDVYRHLLLQNMDIGIATVYRVLMQFEQADILKRSHFESERAVYELNEGEHHDHLVCLDCGRVEEFHDEEIEALQVQVAKRHGFEIADHALSLYAHCVKKNCEHRPAGK; encoded by the coding sequence ATGGCACACCCAGACGACCTCAAAAGCATTGGCCTCAAGGCCACCGCACCTCGCCTGAAAATTTTGGAAATTTTCCAACAAGGCACGCAACGGCATATGACAGCCGAGGACGTGTATCGCCATTTGCTGCTGCAAAACATGGACATTGGCATCGCCACGGTTTACCGCGTGTTGATGCAGTTTGAGCAAGCTGACATTTTGAAACGCAGCCACTTTGAGAGCGAGCGTGCGGTGTATGAGCTGAATGAAGGCGAGCACCACGACCACCTGGTGTGCCTAGACTGCGGGCGCGTAGAAGAGTTTCACGACGAAGAAATCGAAGCTCTGCAGGTCCAAGTGGCCAAGCGTCATGGTTTCGAGATTGCAGACCACGCGCTCAGTCTGTATGCCCACTGCGTCAAAAAGAATTGCGAGCATCGCCCCGCGGGCAAGTGA
- a CDS encoding NAD(P)(+) transhydrogenase (Re/Si-specific) subunit beta: MDFVSMNLVTLMYLVASVCFIQALKGLSHPTTSIRGNVFGMSGMTIAVLTTAALIVKLSGSSIGMSWVLVGLVVGGGAGTLMAQRVEMTKMPELVAFMHSMIGLAAVFIGVAAVAEPWAFGITPAPQELITKVQTTSGVVITEMMQRFPIPAGNRLELFLGAAIGAITFSGSVIAFGKLSGKYKFRLFQGTPVSFAGQHMLNLVLGLVMIGLGLMFVMTESWTAFFSMLALSFVMGVLIIIPIGGADMPVVVSMLNSYSGWAAAGIGFSLNNSMLIIAGSLVGSSGAILSYIMCKAMNRSFFSVILGGFGAEAVTAVAGAQEQRPVKSGSADDAAYILSNAETVVIVPGYGLAVARAQHAVNELAEKLMHKGINVKYAIHPVAGRMPGHMNVLLAEAEVPYDQVFEMEDINGEFGQADVAIVLGANDVVNPAALEKGSSIYGMPILEAYKAKTVIVNKRSMASGYAGLDNELFYMDKTMMVFGDAKKVVEDMVKAIE, from the coding sequence ATGGACTTTGTTTCAATGAACCTCGTCACCTTGATGTACTTGGTGGCGAGCGTGTGTTTCATTCAAGCGCTCAAAGGTTTGAGCCATCCCACCACGTCCATTCGCGGCAACGTGTTTGGCATGAGCGGCATGACGATTGCGGTGCTGACAACGGCCGCTTTGATCGTGAAGCTGTCTGGCTCCAGCATCGGCATGAGCTGGGTGCTGGTGGGTCTTGTGGTCGGCGGCGGTGCCGGCACCCTCATGGCGCAACGCGTTGAGATGACCAAGATGCCCGAGCTGGTGGCTTTCATGCACAGCATGATTGGTTTGGCGGCGGTGTTCATCGGCGTGGCTGCGGTGGCAGAGCCTTGGGCGTTTGGCATCACGCCAGCACCGCAAGAGTTGATCACCAAGGTGCAAACGACGTCGGGCGTGGTCATTACCGAGATGATGCAGCGCTTCCCCATTCCGGCCGGTAACCGTTTGGAGTTGTTCTTGGGTGCCGCCATTGGTGCCATTACTTTCAGCGGCTCGGTGATTGCGTTTGGCAAGCTTTCGGGTAAATACAAATTCCGCTTGTTTCAAGGTACGCCTGTGAGCTTTGCAGGCCAACACATGCTCAACCTCGTGTTGGGCTTGGTCATGATTGGTCTGGGCTTGATGTTTGTGATGACAGAGAGCTGGACTGCTTTCTTCTCCATGCTGGCCTTGTCGTTTGTGATGGGTGTGCTCATCATCATCCCGATTGGCGGTGCCGACATGCCCGTGGTGGTGTCCATGCTCAACAGCTATTCGGGTTGGGCTGCTGCGGGCATTGGCTTCTCGCTCAACAACAGCATGCTCATCATTGCGGGCAGCTTGGTGGGCAGCTCGGGCGCGATTCTGAGCTACATCATGTGCAAGGCCATGAACCGCTCGTTCTTCAGCGTGATTTTGGGTGGCTTTGGCGCAGAGGCGGTCACGGCAGTGGCTGGCGCCCAAGAGCAACGCCCCGTCAAGAGCGGCAGTGCCGACGATGCGGCTTACATCTTGTCTAACGCCGAAACCGTGGTGATCGTGCCTGGTTATGGCTTGGCTGTGGCGCGTGCGCAGCATGCGGTGAACGAGTTGGCTGAGAAGTTGATGCACAAAGGCATCAACGTGAAGTATGCAATTCACCCGGTGGCGGGTCGCATGCCTGGCCACATGAACGTGTTGTTGGCCGAGGCCGAGGTGCCTTACGACCAAGTGTTTGAGATGGAAGACATCAACGGCGAATTTGGCCAAGCCGACGTCGCCATCGTGCTGGGTGCGAACGACGTGGTGAACCCCGCTGCGTTGGAGAAGGGCAGTTCAATTTACGGCATGCCGATTCTGGAAGCTTATAAAGCCAAGACGGTGATTGTGAACAAACGCTCCATGGCTTCGGGCTATGCCGGTTTGGACAATGAGCTGTTTTATATGGACAAAACCATGATGGTGTTTGGTGACGCCAAGAAGGTGGTCGAAGACATGGTGAAAGCGATTGAATGA
- a CDS encoding NAD(P) transhydrogenase subunit alpha, which translates to MDAVSPTLVNLIIFVLAIYVGYHVVWTVTPALHTPLMAVTNAISAIVIVGAMLAAAMTETTLGKTMGVLAVALAAVNVFGGFMVTRRMLEMFRKKDKPAKAAAGDKA; encoded by the coding sequence ATGGATGCAGTCTCCCCCACCCTCGTCAACCTGATTATTTTTGTGCTCGCCATCTACGTGGGTTACCACGTGGTGTGGACGGTCACTCCTGCGTTGCACACGCCGCTGATGGCGGTGACCAACGCCATTTCGGCCATCGTCATCGTGGGTGCCATGCTGGCGGCTGCCATGACAGAAACCACGCTGGGTAAAACCATGGGTGTGTTGGCTGTGGCACTGGCAGCGGTCAACGTGTTTGGTGGCTTCATGGTCACGCGTCGCATGTTGGAAATGTTCAGAAAAAAAGACAAACCCGCTAAGGCAGCAGCAGGAGACAAAGCATGA
- a CDS encoding 5'-methylthioadenosine/adenosylhomocysteine nucleosidase produces the protein MSRIALVSAMHEELAAVLARMPDEQKTVVAGREFWVGHWHGHEVVAVLSRIGKVAAATTATTLIERFGVSRIVFTGVAGGLAPQVNVGDVVVAREFIQHDMDASPLFPRHEVPLTGMTRFAADAALSDALTKAAPLAMQDMLASLPKTEWLNLDLPNAQVHQGLIASGDRFVSQTLESQALQRELPDALAVEMECAAMAQVCHDYGVPLAAVRTISDRADDAAHVDFPRFIQSIASRYSLAVLDRLLSTLAV, from the coding sequence ATGAGCCGCATCGCGCTGGTCAGCGCCATGCACGAAGAGCTGGCGGCGGTGCTGGCACGCATGCCTGACGAACAAAAAACCGTGGTGGCGGGCCGCGAATTTTGGGTGGGGCATTGGCATGGTCACGAGGTGGTGGCTGTGCTCTCTCGCATCGGCAAGGTGGCCGCAGCCACCACTGCCACAACCTTGATTGAACGTTTTGGTGTGAGCCGCATCGTCTTCACAGGCGTCGCCGGTGGTTTGGCGCCGCAGGTGAATGTGGGCGATGTGGTGGTGGCGCGTGAGTTCATTCAGCACGACATGGATGCATCGCCTTTGTTCCCGCGCCACGAAGTGCCCTTGACCGGCATGACGCGTTTTGCCGCAGATGCCGCTTTGAGTGATGCCTTGACCAAAGCCGCGCCTTTGGCTATGCAAGACATGTTGGCATCTCTGCCAAAAACAGAGTGGCTCAATTTAGATTTGCCAAACGCCCAAGTGCACCAAGGCTTGATCGCCAGTGGCGACCGCTTTGTGTCACAAACGTTGGAAAGCCAAGCCTTGCAACGTGAGTTACCCGATGCCTTGGCGGTGGAGATGGAGTGCGCCGCCATGGCGCAGGTGTGTCACGACTATGGCGTGCCTTTGGCGGCGGTACGCACTATTTCAGACCGCGCCGATGATGCGGCGCATGTGGACTTTCCGCGATTCATTCAAAGCATCGCCAGTCGCTACAGCTTGGCGGTGCTTGACCGCCTGCTGTCCACGCTGGCCGTTTGA
- a CDS encoding outer membrane protein assembly factor BamE, translated as MFESCRNAQEFLRQQRRFVALACLVAGLGLTACSSNLIYKPEVVQGNFVSREQVQALRAGMPRQAVRDVLGTPLVTSLFHADRWDYAFTIRRQGAEPQQRRFSVFFKGDVLDRIEGDPLPTEAEFAAKLDNRRPPTKLPELKATEADLAKFPTKPAPAQGSAQPAAPVGPVTYPPLEVAR; from the coding sequence ATGTTTGAATCCTGTCGAAATGCCCAAGAATTTTTGCGTCAGCAACGACGCTTCGTGGCCCTTGCCTGCTTGGTTGCGGGCCTAGGGCTGACGGCCTGTTCGAGCAACCTGATTTACAAGCCCGAAGTCGTGCAAGGCAACTTTGTCTCGCGTGAGCAAGTACAAGCTCTGCGCGCAGGCATGCCCCGCCAAGCGGTGCGTGATGTGCTCGGTACACCCTTGGTGACCAGCTTGTTTCATGCAGACCGGTGGGACTACGCCTTCACCATCCGTCGTCAAGGTGCTGAACCGCAGCAACGCCGCTTCAGCGTGTTCTTCAAAGGCGATGTGCTGGACCGCATTGAGGGCGATCCATTGCCCACCGAGGCCGAGTTCGCAGCCAAGTTAGACAACCGTCGCCCACCTACCAAATTGCCAGAGCTCAAAGCCACTGAGGCCGATTTGGCGAAGTTCCCAACCAAGCCGGCACCCGCTCAAGGCTCAGCCCAGCCAGCAGCACCTGTTGGCCCAGTTACTTACCCGCCGCTCGAAGTGGCTCGTTGA
- the raiA gene encoding ribosome-associated translation inhibitor RaiA, which produces MNLTISGHHLEVTPALRTYVTGKLDRITRHFDQVVDVKVLLSIENQTEKERRQKAECNIHVKGSDMFAESAHEDMYAAVDELVDKLDRQVVRHKDRLQNHHHESPKRLM; this is translated from the coding sequence ATGAACTTGACGATCAGTGGTCACCATCTTGAAGTAACTCCCGCCTTGCGCACTTACGTGACAGGCAAGCTAGACCGCATCACCCGACATTTCGATCAGGTGGTTGATGTGAAGGTGCTGCTTAGCATTGAGAACCAAACTGAGAAAGAGCGCCGTCAAAAAGCCGAGTGCAATATCCACGTCAAAGGTAGCGATATGTTCGCCGAGAGTGCACATGAAGACATGTACGCAGCCGTGGATGAGTTGGTGGATAAGCTGGATCGTCAAGTGGTTCGGCACAAAGACCGCTTGCAAAACCATCACCATGAGAGTCCCAAGCGTTTGATGTAG
- the corA gene encoding magnesium/cobalt transporter CorA: MLNIFTLANGRLFQEEIESLEELSKFQPIWVDLEAPTLEEKRWIKQYYGLSIPEDAMDEDIEESARFYEEDNGELHIRSDFLIADEDEPRTVRVAFILNQNNASLRSRGVLFSIHDEDVPVFRLLRMRARRAPGLIEDDKDVLLKLFDADAEYSADTLEGIYDQLEKAGKLVLSEDVTDVLAGEVLGAIARQEDLNGRIRRNVMDTRRAVSFMMRSRMLNADQFEEARQILRDIESLDNHTAFLFDKINFLMDATVGFININQNKIIKIFSVASVALLPPTLIASIYGMNFQYMPELDKTWGYPMALCLMIASALVPMWYFRKRGWLK; encoded by the coding sequence ATGCTCAATATCTTCACGCTGGCCAACGGTCGACTCTTTCAAGAAGAGATCGAATCGCTGGAAGAACTCTCCAAATTCCAACCCATCTGGGTTGACCTCGAAGCGCCCACGCTTGAGGAAAAACGCTGGATCAAGCAGTACTACGGCCTTTCCATCCCCGAAGATGCGATGGACGAGGACATTGAAGAGTCTGCCCGCTTCTACGAAGAAGACAACGGCGAACTGCACATCCGTAGCGACTTTTTGATCGCCGACGAAGACGAGCCCCGCACCGTGCGTGTGGCGTTCATCTTGAACCAAAACAACGCGTCGCTACGCAGCCGTGGCGTGTTGTTCTCCATTCACGATGAAGACGTACCCGTGTTCCGCTTGTTGCGCATGCGTGCACGCCGCGCGCCTGGCTTGATTGAAGACGACAAAGACGTTCTGTTAAAGCTCTTTGACGCCGACGCCGAATACTCAGCCGACACGCTAGAAGGCATTTACGACCAGCTCGAAAAAGCAGGCAAGTTGGTACTGTCTGAAGACGTGACCGACGTGCTGGCCGGTGAAGTGCTGGGTGCCATTGCCCGCCAAGAAGACTTGAACGGTCGCATTCGCCGTAACGTGATGGACACCCGCCGCGCCGTGAGTTTCATGATGCGCTCGCGCATGCTCAATGCCGACCAGTTTGAAGAAGCGCGCCAAATTTTGCGTGACATCGAATCGCTGGACAACCACACGGCTTTCTTGTTTGACAAAATTAACTTCTTGATGGATGCGACCGTGGGTTTCATCAACATCAACCAGAACAAGATCATCAAGATCTTCTCGGTGGCCAGCGTGGCCTTGCTGCCACCCACCTTGATTGCCAGCATCTACGGCATGAACTTCCAGTACATGCCAGAGCTCGACAAGACCTGGGGTTATCCGATGGCCTTGTGTCTGATGATTGCCAGCGCTTTGGTGCCCATGTGGTACTTCCGCAAACGCGGCTGGCTCAAGTAA
- a CDS encoding biopolymer transporter ExbD translates to MAFGRFERTPGQTPMSDINVTPLVDVMMVLLVIFIITAPLMVSALKLDLPKTDGAQASSAPPRFVKLSIDNKGAIFLDDKRITLDELKRSLNAEASKALAVDHGELPEVQLRADERVPYGRVVEVMGLAQQAGMNRIGFVTERKQPPTAP, encoded by the coding sequence ATGGCCTTTGGACGTTTTGAGCGCACGCCGGGCCAAACGCCCATGAGCGACATCAACGTCACCCCGTTGGTCGATGTGATGATGGTGTTGTTGGTCATCTTCATCATCACCGCACCCTTGATGGTCAGCGCTTTGAAGCTTGATTTACCCAAAACCGACGGGGCTCAGGCCAGCAGCGCACCACCGCGCTTTGTCAAACTGAGCATTGACAACAAAGGTGCTATTTTTTTAGATGACAAACGCATTACTTTGGATGAGCTCAAGCGCAGTTTGAATGCCGAAGCCTCCAAAGCCTTAGCCGTAGACCATGGCGAACTGCCCGAAGTGCAGCTGCGCGCCGATGAACGTGTGCCTTATGGCCGGGTGGTCGAAGTCATGGGGCTGGCTCAGCAAGCGGGCATGAACCGTATTGGCTTTGTGACAGAGCGCAAACAGCCGCCAACGGCCCCCTGA
- a CDS encoding long-chain-fatty-acid--CoA ligase: protein MNSTMKPWLSAYPEGVPAEIDITAYSSLVDLMQESFRQYGDRTAFSFLGKRLTYKELDRLSQVFAAYLQSLGLVFGDRVAIMLPNVLQYPIAVAAVLRAGFVVVNINPLYTARELEAQLKDSDAKAIVVLENFGATLQECLARTPVKHVVLCAMGDRLGLLKGVLVNHVVRKVKKMVPAFELPTAVRFNDALAAGERCTLTSPEIHGDDLAVLQYTGGTTGVAKGAELLHRNVMANMLQASAWFQPALKRIPANEIPTFICPLPLYHIFAFTLNIMACMRMGGCSVLIPNPRDLPAVFKEISKHRFHVFPAVNTLFNALANHPDFNKVDWSHLVVSVGGGMAVQGPVAKLWLEKTGCPICEAYGLSETSPAASGNPVTNKAFNGSIGVPLPSTDMKIIDDDGNEVPVGTPGEIAIRGPQVMAGYWQRPDETARVMTADGFFKSGDVGVMDERGYFRIVDRKKDMILVSGFNVYPNEVEEVVAGMPGVMECAVIGIPDERSGEAVKLVVVKKDAALTETQVLEHCRHNLTGYKMPRVVEFRTELPKTPVGKVLRRELRDKTPA, encoded by the coding sequence ATGAACTCCACAATGAAGCCTTGGTTAAGCGCCTACCCAGAGGGTGTGCCTGCAGAAATTGACATCACCGCGTACAGCTCGTTGGTAGATTTGATGCAAGAAAGCTTTCGCCAATACGGCGATCGCACAGCTTTCAGTTTCTTGGGTAAGCGGCTGACCTATAAAGAGCTTGACCGTTTGAGCCAAGTTTTTGCAGCCTATTTGCAAAGCTTAGGCTTGGTATTTGGTGACCGGGTGGCCATCATGCTGCCCAACGTGTTGCAGTACCCCATCGCTGTGGCGGCCGTGCTTCGCGCGGGTTTTGTGGTGGTCAACATCAACCCGCTTTACACCGCCCGCGAGTTGGAAGCCCAGCTCAAAGACTCAGATGCCAAAGCGATCGTGGTGCTCGAAAACTTCGGCGCGACTTTGCAAGAGTGTTTGGCCCGTACCCCTGTGAAGCATGTGGTGTTGTGTGCGATGGGCGACCGCTTAGGTTTGCTCAAAGGCGTGTTGGTCAACCATGTGGTGCGCAAAGTTAAAAAAATGGTGCCTGCGTTCGAGCTGCCCACAGCCGTTCGATTCAACGATGCATTAGCGGCCGGCGAGCGTTGCACATTGACGTCCCCTGAGATCCATGGCGATGACTTGGCGGTGTTGCAATACACCGGCGGCACCACAGGCGTGGCCAAAGGGGCTGAGCTGTTGCACCGCAATGTGATGGCCAATATGTTGCAAGCGTCGGCGTGGTTTCAGCCTGCACTCAAGCGCATTCCAGCCAACGAAATTCCAACTTTCATTTGCCCGCTGCCGCTGTATCACATCTTCGCGTTCACGCTCAACATCATGGCGTGTATGCGCATGGGCGGCTGCTCGGTGCTCATCCCCAACCCGCGTGATTTGCCCGCAGTGTTCAAAGAGATCAGCAAGCATCGCTTCCACGTTTTCCCTGCGGTGAACACCTTGTTCAACGCCTTGGCCAACCACCCTGATTTCAATAAAGTAGATTGGTCGCACTTGGTGGTGTCCGTGGGTGGCGGCATGGCCGTGCAAGGCCCAGTCGCCAAGTTGTGGCTGGAGAAAACCGGCTGCCCCATTTGCGAAGCCTACGGTTTGTCAGAAACCAGCCCTGCCGCCAGCGGTAACCCTGTGACCAACAAAGCCTTCAACGGCTCAATTGGTGTGCCATTGCCCAGCACTGACATGAAGATCATCGACGATGACGGCAACGAAGTGCCTGTGGGAACGCCTGGTGAAATCGCTATTCGTGGCCCACAAGTGATGGCGGGTTACTGGCAACGTCCTGACGAAACTGCACGCGTCATGACGGCGGATGGCTTCTTCAAATCGGGTGATGTGGGCGTGATGGACGAGCGCGGCTACTTTCGCATCGTGGACCGCAAGAAAGACATGATCTTGGTCAGTGGCTTCAATGTCTATCCCAACGAGGTGGAAGAGGTGGTGGCCGGTATGCCTGGCGTCATGGAGTGCGCGGTGATTGGCATTCCCGACGAACGCTCAGGCGAAGCCGTCAAACTGGTGGTGGTCAAGAAAGATGCTGCCTTGACCGAAACGCAAGTGCTGGAACATTGCCGCCACAACCTCACGGGCTACAAAATGCCACGCGTGGTGGAGTTCCGCACAGAGTTGCCCAAAACTCCCGTGGGCAAAGTGCTGCGCCGAGAACTGCGCGACAAAACCCCTGCATGA
- the hprK gene encoding HPr(Ser) kinase/phosphatase: MRPSVISADVLFEAFRGRLRWEWIAGLGASERHFDEVAVRSARSGADLVGYLNYIHPYRVQVMGEREANYVSKCSPEDCARRIARIVTLEPPVLVLADGQQPSEALVSMCERAQIPLFATHESAAFVIDLLRAYLSKHFADRTTMHGVFMDILGLGVMITGESGLGKSELGLELISRGNGLVADDAVDLYRINQTTIEGRCPELLQNLLEVRGIGLLDIRAIFGETAVRRKMRLKLIVHLVRKETLERDYERLPHEPLTQDVLGVPVRKVVIQVVAGRNIAVLVEAAVRNSILQLRGVDTYQEFIARHQRAMSQG, translated from the coding sequence GTGAGACCTTCCGTCATCAGCGCGGATGTGCTGTTTGAAGCCTTTCGCGGTCGACTGCGTTGGGAATGGATTGCCGGCTTAGGTGCCTCAGAGCGCCACTTTGATGAGGTGGCTGTGCGCAGCGCGCGCTCTGGCGCCGACTTGGTGGGGTATCTCAATTACATCCATCCCTATCGCGTGCAAGTGATGGGTGAGCGTGAAGCCAATTACGTCAGCAAATGCTCGCCCGAAGACTGCGCCCGTCGCATCGCGCGCATCGTCACCTTAGAGCCTCCGGTGTTGGTCTTGGCTGATGGTCAGCAGCCCTCCGAGGCTTTGGTGTCCATGTGTGAGCGAGCCCAAATCCCCTTGTTTGCCACGCATGAGTCGGCAGCTTTTGTCATTGATTTGTTGCGCGCTTATTTATCCAAGCACTTTGCCGATCGCACCACCATGCACGGCGTGTTCATGGACATTTTGGGCTTGGGCGTGATGATTACCGGTGAGTCCGGCTTGGGTAAAAGCGAGCTGGGCTTGGAGTTGATTTCGCGTGGTAACGGTCTGGTGGCCGACGACGCGGTCGATTTGTACCGCATCAACCAAACCACCATCGAAGGTCGCTGTCCCGAGCTGCTGCAAAACTTGTTGGAAGTGCGCGGCATTGGTTTGCTCGACATTCGCGCCATCTTTGGTGAAACCGCGGTGCGTCGCAAGATGCGCTTGAAGCTCATTGTGCATTTGGTGCGCAAAGAAACCCTAGAGCGCGACTACGAGCGTTTGCCCCATGAGCCTCTGACGCAAGACGTGTTGGGCGTACCCGTGCGTAAGGTTGTCATTCAAGTGGTCGCGGGTCGCAACATCGCGGTGTTGGTGGAGGCGGCGGTGCGCAACTCAATTTTGCAGTTGCGCGGTGTCGACACTTATCAAGAGTTCATTGCGCGCCACCAGCGCGCCATGTCGCAAGGCTAA